A region from the Thiohalophilus sp. genome encodes:
- a CDS encoding nucleotidyltransferase domain-containing protein, whose protein sequence is MSQLGDALFTNTQQALLGLFFSRPDRSFYFKEILRLTGMGVATIKRELDSMRAAGIVTLTRSGNQHHYQANPDCPIYAELAGIVRKTFGVAGVIRQALAPLEEGITRAFVFGSVASGRETAGSDVDLMIVGDVRFAEVVKVLQPVQEALGREINPRIYTAHEWKRLQKDNDSFIREVLTKPQLDVIGGKDEPEQSRRENTGAY, encoded by the coding sequence ATGAGTCAGCTCGGCGATGCCCTTTTTACCAACACCCAGCAGGCGCTGCTGGGGCTGTTTTTCAGCCGGCCGGATCGGAGTTTCTATTTCAAGGAGATCCTGCGCCTGACCGGGATGGGGGTGGCAACCATCAAGCGGGAACTGGACAGTATGCGGGCGGCCGGTATCGTCACCCTGACCCGCTCGGGTAATCAGCACCACTACCAGGCCAACCCGGACTGCCCGATCTATGCCGAACTGGCCGGAATCGTGCGCAAGACCTTCGGGGTCGCCGGGGTGATTCGCCAGGCCCTGGCGCCGCTGGAAGAGGGGATTACGCGAGCCTTTGTGTTCGGCTCGGTGGCCAGTGGCCGGGAGACCGCCGGCAGTGACGTCGATCTTATGATTGTGGGTGATGTGCGTTTTGCCGAAGTGGTCAAAGTGCTGCAGCCCGTGCAGGAGGCACTGGGGCGGGAGATCAATCCCAGGATATACACAGCGCACGAATGGAAACGATTGCAGAAGGACAATGATTCCTTTATACGGGAAGTACTGACAAAACCACAACTGGACGTCATTGGAGGCAAGGATGAGCCTGAACAATCTCGAAGGGAAAA